A stretch of the Gracilinanus agilis isolate LMUSP501 chromosome 4, AgileGrace, whole genome shotgun sequence genome encodes the following:
- the WDR81 gene encoding WD repeat-containing protein 81 isoform X2, protein MEGLLQSVERDLSIDSRQLALAPGGTHVVALVPVRWLANLRERKLPPGPCPRPEGLGEAETRTLLQRSVQKLPAGWTRVEVHGLRKQKLAYPLVLGSSPPSEEHSGLPETFTRFMRDTAAQNYRNLWHGAYHAHGRPYSHSNVPLEGSALDAVRQALQKVFGCPFLQVGKGAQCLSPAREAPSAPRAGIVCPNLLRAEALIESPEMLYVIYPHVQYCLHDVVTFSPAKLSNSHAKVLFILFHVLQAMDACHRQGLACGALSLCHVAIDEKLCSQLQLDLSAYEAHEEEETKPTRTIPETEPQSALEPRKGEELMYPICQEELRSLVLDWVHGRVSNFHYLMQLNWLAGRRWGDPNYHPVLPWVVDFTTENGRFRDLRKSKFRLNKGDKQLDFTYEMTRQAFVASGGGSGGEPPHVPHHISDVLSDITYYVYTARRTPRAVLCGHVRAQWEPHEYPASMERMQSWTPDECIPEFYTDPTIFRSIHPDMPDLDVPAWCSSGEDFVVAHRALLESREVSQDLHHWIDLTFGYKLQGKEAVKEKNVCLHLVDNHTHLTSYGVVQLFDQPHPQRLVGPPALTPEPPVIPRPLIQRVRETSGREDIPCQLADGTNGLVLEATPCEAPWGGDRPLGGDDDLEQATEALDSISLAGKAADQPCPSSLQASGHPFSSTSTTRLGRRNKAGGVDSGDGDEGKIVLPEGFNPLQALEELEKFGNFMARGLCGKMEAPEQCPAKPALKLTDLFQRDMQALGVLVAEIVFAARVRMLRPHAPLWERFLTVRGFCSRYPKEIPIPLQPVLETLLQLSEPMGSPLTKRQGAGPLFLYRPISWGLPPPSPTQLLSPYSSVVTFPSYFPSLYKFILLYQTRKVEDEVQGRELVFQLWQQLDGILQEITPEGLEILLPFVLSLMSEDHTAVYTAWYLFEPIARALGPKNANKYLLKPLIGAYENPCHLHGRFYLYTDCFVAQLMVRLGLQPFLSHLLPHVLQVLAGVETSQEKTKCLGGTTEDEEIGEGDEGQGPCAFGEAIQMEGDPGSSGLELLDYTSGVSFHDQTDLPESEDFQAGLYVSGSPQPQEPEALSLGRLSDKSSTSDASLGEDRPGDEIGLTRDKSSQDLKQSEGSEEEEEEEDEEIVGQEDEQDSTPAVSELTLSDPGVSTDTVLPNDSGNGEEEEDLSDQSEVKEQKILLDTACKTVRWLSAKLGPTVTSRYVARNLLRLLTSCYVGATRQQFMGSSSDTSPLSSGNIYQKRPVLGDVASVPVLGCLMHIACLYGEPVLTYQYLPYISYLVAPGGGGGPSRLNSRKEAGLLAAVTLTQKIIVYLSDTTLMDILPRISHEVLLPVLSSLTSLVTGFPGGAQARTVLCVKTISLIALICLRIGQEMVQQHLSETVATFFQVFSLVHELQCQALRPDTPSPNEGHVLEVPFSDGQQRAVDPALMDELQKVFTLEMAYMTYVPFSCLLGDVIQKIVPNHGLVGQLAGQYLESASPVGQDPMNLAPMPSASPEQDPQGRGVNHDDGNSGTFGSVLVGNRIQIPVDTQPESPSPLGPSSGVCGSVGGLCEMGGEENSLKRDLPRCAHGLSGNWLAYWQYEIGVSQHDAHFHFHQIRLQSFLGHSGAVKCVAPLGNEDFFLSGSKDRTVRLWPLYNCGDGTSETAPRLIYSQHRKSIFYVSQLEASQQVVSCDGTVHVWDPFTGKTVRTVEAWDSRVPLTAVAVMSAPHTSITLASADSTLRFVDCRKPGLQHEFRLGGGLNAGLVRSLAVSPSGRSVVAGFSSGFMVLLDTRTGLILRGWPAHEGDILQIKAVEGSILISSSSDHSLTIWKELDQKPTHHYKSPSDPIHTFDLYGSEVVTGTVANKIGVCSMMEPPSQATTKLSSENFRGTLTSLAVLPTKRHLLLGSDNGAIRLLA, encoded by the exons ATGGAGGGGCTGCTTCAAAGTGTGGAGAGAGACCTGAGCATTGACTCCCGACAGCTAGCATTGGCTCCTGGGGGTACCCATGTGGTAGCCCTGGTGCCCGTGAGGTGGCTGGCAAACCTTCGAGAGAGGAAGCTGCCTCCTGGGCCCTGTCCCCGACCTGAAGGGTTGGGTGAAGCCGAAACCAGGACTCTCCTTCAGCGCTCAGTGCAGAAGCTGCCAGCTGGTTGGACTCGTGTGGAAGTCCATGGGCTGCGAAAGCAGAAACTGGCCTATCCACTGGTTCTAGGTTCTAGCCCACCCTCTGAAGAGCACTCTGGGCTCCCTGAGACCTTCACCAGATTTATGCGGGATACTGCTGCCCAAAACTATCGCAACCTTTGGCATGGTGCCTACCATGCCCATGGACGACCATACAGTCATAGCAATGTTCCACTTGAAGGTTCTGCCCTTGATGCTGTAAGGCAGGCCTTACAGAAGGTTTTTGGCTGCCCATTTCTTCAAGTGGGCAAGGGTGCCCAGTGTCTGTCTCCTGCAAGAGAGGCTCCCTCAGCTCCTAGGGCTGGGATAGTCTGCCCCAACCTCTTGCGGGCTGAGGCCCTCATAGAATCACCAGAAATGCTATATGTCATATACCCCCATGTGCAATACTGTCTTCATGATGTGGTCACTTTCAGTCCAGCCAAGCTCAGTAACAGCCATGCCAAAGTGCTCTTCATCCTTTTCCATGTGCTACAGGCTATGGATGCCTGTCACCGACAAGGTCTGGCTTGTGGGGCCCTCTCCTTGTGCCATGTTGCTATAGATGAGAAGCTATGTAGCCAGCTCCAACTGGACTTGAGTGCTTATGAAGCCCATGAGGAAGAGGAAACAAAGCCTACGAGAACCATTCCTGAGACTGAGCCCCAGAGTGCCCTTGAACCCAGGAAGGGAGAAGAGCTCATGTATCCTATTTGCCAGGAAGAACTGAGGAGCCTGGTGCTAGACTGGGTCCATGGTCGAGTCAGTAACTTTCACTACCTCATGCAATTGAACTGGTTGGCAGGGCGCAGATGGGGAGACCCCAATTACCATCCTGTGCTGCCCTGGGTGGTTGATTTTACCACTGAGAATGGGCGCTTCCGGGATCTTCGGAAGTCCAAGTTCCGCCTCAACAAGGGGGACAAGCAGCTGGATTTCACGTATGAGATGACACGGCAGGCATTTGTGGCAAGTGGTGGTGGAAGTGGTGGAGAACCACCCCATGTGCCCCACCACATCTCAGATGTGCTGTCTGACATCACCTATTATGTGTACACAGCACGGCGCACACCTAGGGCAGTGCTCTGTGGCCATGTAAGAGCCCAGTGGGAACCCCATGAATATCCGGCCAGTATGGAACGCATGCAGAGCTGGACTCCTGATGAATGCATCCCTGAATTCTATACTGATCCCACTATCTTCCGCTCCATCCACCCTGATATGCCTGACCTGGATGTACCAGCCTGGTGTAGCTCAGGGGAGGATTTTGTGGTGGCCCATCGGGCATTGCTGGAAAGCCGAGAAGTGTCCCAAGACCTTCATCACTGGATTGACCTCACTTTTGGCTACAAGCTGCAAGGCAAGGAGGCAGTGAAGGAGAAGAATGTGTGCTTGCATCTCGTGGACAACCACACCCATCTGACCAGTTATGGTGTGGTGCAGCTCTTTGACCAACCTCATCCCCAGCGCCTGGTAGGACCCCCAGCCCTCACCCCTGAGCCACCAGTCATCCCCAGGCCTCTCATCCAGAGAGTCCGAGAGACTTCAGGTCGTGAAGATATCCCATGCCAGTTGGCTGATGGAACCAATGGCTTGGTCTTGGAGGCTACACCTTGCGAGGCTCCTTGGGGTGGGGACAGACCCCTTGGGGGTGATGATGACTTGGAACAAGCAACAGAAGCTTTAGACTCCATCTCTTTGGCTGGCAAAGCTGCTGACCAGCCTTGCCCCTCTTCCTTGCAGGCCTCAGGCCATCCTTTCTCATCAACCTCAACAACACGGCTGGGCCGAAGAAACAAAGCTGGTGGGGTAGATTCTGGGGATGGAGATGAGGGGAAAATAGTCCTTCCTGAGGGCTTCAATCCCCTGCAAGCCCTGGAAGAGTTGGAGAAGTTCGGCAACTTTATGGCAAGAGGCCTTTGTGGTAAAATGGAAGCACCAGAACAGTGCCCAGCCAAGCCTGCCCTGAAGCTCACAGATCTCTTCCAGAGGGACATGCAAGCCCTGGGGGTCCTTGTGGCTGAGATTGTGTTTGCAGCCAGAGTCCGGATGCTGCGACCTCATGCACCATTATGGGAACGTTTCCTGACAGTCCGTGGGTTCTGTTCCCGCTACCCCAAGGAGATCCCCATACCCTTGCAGCCTGTTTTAGAGACCCTGCTGCAGCTGAGTGAGCCCATGGGATCTCCATTGACCAAGAGGCAGGGGGCAGGTCCACTCTTTTTGTATAGGCCAATCTCCTGGGGCTTGCCCCCACCTAGTCCCACTCAGCTCCTCAGCCCTTATAGCTCAGTTGTAacctttccctcttatttcccaTCACTTTATAAGTTTATTCTCCTGTATCAGACAAGAAAAGTGGAGGATGAAGTTCAGGGGCGAGAGCTGGTGTTTCAGCTGTGGCAGCAGTTAGATGGAATCCTGCAGGAGATCACTCCTGAAGGCCTGGAGATCCTTCTTCCTTTTGTACTGTCATTGATGTCAGAGGATCATACAGCAGTGTACACAGCTTGGTACCTGTTTGAGCCCATTGCCAGGGCCCTGGGCCCCAAGAATGCCAACAAGTACTTATTGAAGCCCCTAATTGGGGCCTATGAAAACCCTTGCCACCTGCATGGCCGTTTCTATCTGTATACAGACTGCTTTGTGGCCCAACTGATGGTTCGCCTTGGGCTGCAGCCCTTCCTTTCCCACTTGCTACCCCATGTCCTTCAGGTTCTGGCTGGTGTGGAGACTTCTCAGGAGAAGACCAAGTGTCTGGGAGGGACAACAGAGGATGAGGAGATCGGGGAGGGCGATGAGGGCCAAGGTCCCTGTGCTTTTGGTGAGGCCATCCAAATGGAAGGTGACCCTGGTTCATCGGGACTGGAACTCCTGGACTATACTTCGGGTGTCAGCTTCCATGACCAGACTGACTTACCTGAAAGCGAGGACTTCCAGGCAGGACTGTATGTGTCAGGGTCTCCCCAGCCTCAAGAGCCTGAGGCTCTAAGCCTGGGGCGGCTGAGTGACAAAAGTAGCACCAGCGATGCTTCCTTGGGTGAAGATCGCCCTGGGGATGAAATAGGACTCACCCGTGACAAGAGCAGCCAGGATCTGAAGCAGAGTGAGGgttcagaggaagaggaggaggaggaagatgaggaaattgttgGACAAG aagatgaacAGGACAGTACCCCAGCAGTATCTGAGCTCACCCTTTCAGACCCAGGTGTCTCCACGGATACAGTTCTGCCCAATGATAGTggaaatggagaggaagaggaagacctCAGTGATCAATCTGaggtcaaagaacaaaaaattctCCTGG ATACTGCCTGCAAGACGGTCCGATGGCTCTCTGCCAAGCTTGGCCCCACTGTCACATCCCGATATGTGGCCCGGAATCTTCTCCGCTTGTTGACGTCCTGCTATGTTG GGGCCACGAGACAGCAGTTCATGGGCAGCAGCAGCGACACCAGCCCCCTCAGCTCAGGCAACATCTATCAGAAGCGGCCAGTGTTGGGAGATGTAGCGTCAGTCCCGGTGCTGGGCTGCCTCATGCACATAGCCTGCCTTTATGGGGAGCCTGTCCTTACCTACCAGTATCTGCCCTACATCAGCTACCTG GTGGCTCCTGGAGGTGGGGGAGGGCCCAGCCGACTGAACAGCCGGAAGGAGGCAGGGCTGCTGGCAGCTGTAACCCTCACCCAAAAGATCATTGTGTACCTCTCTGATACCACACTCATGGACATCCTGCCCCGGATCAGCCACGAGGTCCTTCTGCCTGTGCTCAGTTCCCTGACCTCCCTTGTCACAGG GTTCCCCGGGGGTGCCCAGGCCCGAACTGTTCTATGTGTGAAGACCATCAGCCTGATTGCCCTGATCTGCCTGCGCATTGGGCAGGAGATGGTCCAGCAACACTTGAGTGAGACAGTGGCCACCTTCTTCCAGGTGTTCTCCTTGGTGCATGAGCTACAGTGCCAG gCCCTGAGGCCAGATACTCCAAGCCCAAATGAGGGCCATGTGCTCGAGGTACCCTTTTCAGATGGGCAGCAGCGGGCTGTTGACCCGGCTTTGATGGACGAGCTGCAGAAGGTGTTCACTCTAGAGATGGCCTACATGACCTATGTGCCCTTCTCCTGCCTGCTGG GTGATGTCATCCAGAAGATCGTCCCCAACCATGGGCTAGTGGGGCAGCTGGCAGGGCAGTATTTGGAGAGTGCCAGCCCAGTGGGCCAGGACCCTATGAACTTGGCACCCATGCCCAGTGCCTCCCCAGAGCAGGACCCTCAAGGCAGGGGAGTAAACCATGATGATGGCAACTCGGGCACTTTTGGGAGTGTCCTGGTTGGGAACCGGATCCAGATCCCTGTAGACACACAGCCTGAGAGTCCCAGTCCCCTTGGCCCCAGCTCAGGGGTCTGTGGCAGTGTCGGGGGCCTCTGTGAGATGGGTGGGGAGGAGAATTCCCTGAAGCGGGATCTGCCTCGATGTGCCCATGGATTGAGCGGAAACTGGTTGGCCTACTGGCAGTATGAGATTGGCGTCAGCCAACATGACGCCCACTTCCACTTCCATCAAATCAGGCTGCAGAGCTTTCTGGGCCACTCGGGGGCTGTGAAGTGTGTGGCCCCCCTGGGCAATGAGGACTTCTTCTTAAGTGGCAGCAAAGACAGGACAGTCCGGCTTTGGCCACTCTACAACTGTGGTGATGGCACCAGTGAGACAGCACCACGCCTCATCTACAGCCAGCATCGCAAGAGCATCTTCTACGTCAGCCAGTTGGAGGCGTCCCAGCAGGTAGTAAGCTGCGATGGCACCGTCCATGTCTGGGACCCATTCACAG GAAAGACTGTGCGGACAGTGGAGGCCTGGGATAGTCGGGTACCCTTGACAGCTGTTGCTGTCATGTCTGCCCCCCATACCAGCATCACCCTGGCCAGTGCAGATTCCACCCTACGTTTTGTGGATTGTCGAAAACCTGGACTGCAG CATGAATTCCGTCTGGGGGGTGGCTTGAACGCTGGCCTTGTCCGGTCCTTGGCCGTTAGCCCCAGTGGCCGAAGTGTCGTAGCTGGCTTCTCCTCAGGCTTCATGGTGCTCCTGGACACCAGGACTGGGCTCATCCTTCGAGGGTGGCCAGCTCACGAGGGTGACATCTTGCAGATCAAG GCTGTAGAAGGGAGCATCTTGATCAGCTCGTCCTCTGACCACTCACTGACCATCTGGAAGGAGCTGGACCAGAAGCCCACCCATCACTACAAGTCCCCATCAGACCCCATTCACACCTTCGACCTCTACGGCAGCGAGGTGGTGACAGGCACTGTGGCCAACAAGATTGGGGTCTGCTCCATGATGGAGCCACCGTCCCAGGCCACCACCAAGCTCAGCTCTGAGAACTTCCGGGGGACACTCACTAGCTTGGCCGTGTTACCCACTAAGCGTCACCTTTTATTGGGTTCAGACAATGGGGCCATCCGACTCCTGGCATAG